In Porphyromonas cangingivalis, a genomic segment contains:
- a CDS encoding RHS repeat domain-containing protein: protein MKSKILLLCILFLAACAQAPKSFPAEETDLSKFDLKGDVKSCTYHAYHQFDDVDTLSAYWQGPLLERVETRFFDVHGMVVFILTEDIDGHSTEVAFFHDDDHRVVEIAQAREPGTILFKESHAYDKDGNRIESLKMEPFDQPERRMTYTYDHNGKLVEERSYHGADTVTSRVVLSYNDAGKVSKISNYIGRTILSSEEVRTYGADGILTEAIETYNGDDHYVSIESRYDREERVIETIMRDHTGGYRKHVFVYGKNGSMDKSIYLVEGDDSSTFVGVDRVVCDQQGRTIEEAFLEPGEDGQLHPLRRLIHRYDEDGRLLETLYLDPDGNREALRTWQYEYDAKGNWVRQVMSHSENSDSDALTKTITITTRKIEYYR from the coding sequence ATGAAGTCTAAGATTCTTCTTCTCTGTATCCTCTTTCTGGCAGCTTGTGCACAAGCTCCTAAGTCTTTTCCGGCAGAGGAGACAGATTTGTCGAAGTTTGATCTCAAAGGGGATGTCAAGAGTTGTACGTACCATGCCTATCATCAGTTTGATGATGTAGATACCTTGTCTGCCTATTGGCAGGGGCCACTCTTGGAGAGGGTGGAGACACGTTTTTTCGATGTACATGGTATGGTAGTCTTCATCTTGACCGAGGACATTGATGGGCATTCGACCGAAGTCGCTTTTTTCCACGACGATGATCATCGGGTCGTGGAGATTGCTCAGGCTCGAGAGCCGGGGACGATCCTTTTTAAGGAAAGCCATGCTTATGACAAGGATGGTAATCGTATTGAGAGTCTCAAGATGGAGCCTTTCGACCAGCCCGAACGCCGCATGACCTATACCTATGATCACAATGGCAAGCTTGTCGAGGAACGCTCTTACCATGGTGCCGATACGGTGACATCGAGAGTCGTCCTAAGTTACAACGATGCCGGTAAGGTCTCGAAGATCTCAAACTATATCGGGCGGACAATCCTGTCTTCCGAAGAAGTACGTACCTACGGTGCCGATGGCATACTGACGGAAGCCATCGAGACTTACAACGGAGATGATCATTATGTCTCGATTGAGTCTCGCTATGACAGAGAGGAGAGGGTGATAGAGACCATCATGAGAGATCATACGGGAGGATACCGGAAACATGTCTTTGTCTATGGCAAAAATGGAAGCATGGACAAAAGTATATACCTCGTGGAGGGAGACGATAGTTCGACTTTCGTGGGTGTCGACCGGGTGGTTTGCGATCAACAAGGGCGAACCATTGAGGAGGCTTTCCTTGAGCCTGGTGAGGATGGACAGCTTCATCCGTTACGCCGTCTCATTCATCGCTACGACGAAGACGGACGACTGCTCGAGACACTCTATCTCGACCCTGATGGCAATCGAGAGGCATTGAGGACTTGGCAGTACGAATATGATGCCAAGGGCAACTGGGTCAGGCAAGTCATGAGTCACTCCGAAAATTCCGACTCGGATGCTTTGACCAAGACTATCACCATTACTACTCGTAAGATCGAGTATTATCGATAG